One stretch of Bacteroidota bacterium DNA includes these proteins:
- a CDS encoding protein kinase, protein MIGHVISHYKILEKLGEGGMGVVYKAQDTKLDRYVALKFLPAHVAKSEQEKSRFFQEAKSASALNHPNVCTIYGIDEANDMQFIEMELVEGVTLWDKVDAASPLTIKQVVEYGIQISEALHEAHSKGIIHRDIKAENIMVNSKNQIKVMDFGLAKLKGSLKLTRTSSTIGTLAYMSPEQIQGIEADIRSDIFSYGVVLFEMTTGKMPFRGEHEAAVMYSIVNEEPELATKYRSDIPNELLHILKKSLEKDPEDRYQSMSEIIVDLRRLKKESTRIVRTKEFQTPDIPKKPRPDQSEQQMRLSKRTLLFSAIGIAVLLAGIFFQNSIRSLFAHDEKKVIVVLPFENLGPNDKDYFVDGMTDEVTSRLSGLSGLKVIARSSAVQYKKTAKTLKQIGDELGVNYVLQGTVRWETVDGKTNVRVNPTLIRVEDETQAWSISMESVLSSAFKLQSDIASRVAGAMDVALGTVEKKSLETSLTENSEAYDYYLKAIEYSNRSVSKSDQEIAIQLLERAIRLDPKFAAAFAKLAKIHATMYWFFYDRTEKRVEQSRAAGERATELAPQLSESHEAMGWYYYHTKLDYSKALGEFSLALSYRPSNSTVYYGIAAVMRRQGNMRGSIEAFEKSIESNPRAADLIRQLGETQVLAREYEKASRNFDKSLELSPDITGTYQDMVRNLLAWKADLEGSRRTVEQARRIGKINETEFIIDYLEYDVELIARNFQAAKKVIDQVNTKEFLNDQFGYAPTSLLRAQMEHIRGNETLAKQYYDSAVAYIRVQLKTNPADERFYSALGLAYAGIGRKNDAITAGERGVELLPIEKEAWRGSFRLRDLARIYVMVGEQEKAVDILERLLSLPCEVTVPLLKIEPWWEPLKNNKRFQKLVY, encoded by the coding sequence ATGATAGGGCATGTAATTTCGCATTACAAAATACTTGAAAAGCTGGGTGAAGGAGGAATGGGCGTAGTTTACAAAGCCCAAGACACCAAGCTTGACCGCTACGTCGCACTCAAGTTCCTTCCTGCACATGTAGCAAAATCCGAACAAGAAAAATCACGGTTTTTCCAAGAAGCGAAATCTGCTTCGGCATTGAATCATCCCAATGTATGTACGATTTACGGTATCGACGAAGCAAATGACATGCAGTTCATTGAAATGGAGCTGGTTGAAGGTGTAACACTGTGGGATAAAGTTGATGCCGCAAGTCCTCTCACCATAAAACAGGTAGTTGAGTACGGTATTCAAATCAGTGAAGCTCTTCACGAAGCACACAGTAAAGGGATTATTCACCGCGATATCAAAGCGGAGAATATCATGGTCAACTCCAAGAACCAGATTAAAGTGATGGATTTTGGTCTGGCAAAACTAAAAGGTTCGCTGAAACTGACCAGAACATCTAGCACCATAGGTACGTTAGCCTACATGTCCCCCGAGCAAATCCAAGGGATTGAGGCCGATATACGTTCCGATATTTTTTCGTACGGTGTTGTCCTGTTTGAAATGACAACAGGAAAAATGCCGTTCCGTGGCGAGCATGAAGCGGCGGTGATGTATTCCATTGTCAACGAAGAACCGGAACTTGCAACGAAATATCGTAGTGATATTCCTAATGAACTTCTTCATATTCTCAAAAAGTCGCTGGAGAAAGATCCGGAAGACCGTTACCAATCCATGTCCGAGATCATTGTTGATCTTCGCCGCTTGAAGAAAGAATCGACTCGGATTGTACGAACGAAAGAATTTCAGACTCCAGATATACCGAAAAAGCCGCGGCCTGATCAGTCGGAACAGCAAATGAGGTTGTCAAAACGGACACTCTTGTTCAGCGCTATAGGAATTGCAGTATTGCTCGCGGGAATTTTCTTTCAAAACTCGATTCGTTCTCTTTTTGCACACGACGAAAAGAAAGTGATTGTTGTACTCCCATTCGAAAATCTCGGACCAAATGATAAGGATTATTTCGTAGACGGAATGACCGATGAAGTGACAAGCAGGTTGTCAGGATTATCCGGATTGAAAGTGATCGCCCGTTCCAGTGCTGTTCAGTACAAAAAAACTGCGAAGACGCTGAAACAGATTGGTGATGAACTTGGTGTGAATTATGTTTTGCAGGGGACAGTCCGTTGGGAAACAGTCGACGGAAAAACGAATGTTCGAGTGAATCCGACATTGATCAGAGTAGAAGATGAGACGCAAGCTTGGTCGATCTCTATGGAATCAGTTCTCTCCAGCGCATTTAAGCTTCAATCGGATATCGCCAGCCGTGTTGCCGGAGCGATGGATGTTGCTTTGGGAACGGTAGAAAAAAAATCACTCGAAACTTCTTTGACGGAAAATTCTGAAGCATATGATTATTATCTGAAAGCTATAGAATATTCAAATAGGAGTGTTTCGAAGTCCGACCAGGAAATTGCTATACAATTATTGGAACGTGCAATTCGTCTTGATCCAAAATTTGCAGCAGCGTTTGCTAAACTTGCAAAGATTCATGCAACGATGTACTGGTTCTTCTATGATCGCACTGAAAAACGTGTCGAACAATCACGCGCTGCAGGAGAAAGAGCAACAGAACTTGCACCACAGCTTTCCGAATCACATGAAGCAATGGGATGGTATTATTATCATACCAAACTTGACTATTCAAAGGCATTGGGAGAATTCTCTCTTGCTCTTTCCTATCGACCAAGTAATTCTACCGTATACTATGGCATTGCAGCAGTGATGCGTCGTCAGGGAAATATGCGCGGTTCCATTGAAGCATTTGAAAAATCAATCGAAAGCAATCCGCGTGCTGCTGACCTAATTCGACAGCTTGGAGAAACACAGGTTCTTGCTCGGGAGTATGAAAAAGCAAGCCGAAATTTTGACAAATCACTGGAACTGTCCCCCGATATAACCGGCACATATCAGGATATGGTAAGGAATCTTTTGGCGTGGAAAGCTGATCTTGAAGGTTCACGTCGCACCGTTGAACAGGCCCGCAGGATCGGAAAAATTAATGAAACGGAGTTCATCATTGACTATCTGGAGTACGACGTTGAATTAATAGCGCGAAATTTTCAAGCCGCAAAAAAAGTGATCGACCAGGTGAATACGAAGGAATTTTTGAACGATCAATTCGGATATGCACCAACAAGCCTTCTCCGTGCACAGATGGAACATATCCGCGGGAATGAAACGCTCGCAAAACAATATTATGACAGCGCCGTTGCCTACATTCGTGTTCAACTCAAGACCAATCCGGCCGATGAACGGTTCTATAGTGCCCTTGGCCTTGCGTACGCCGGGATCGGACGCAAGAACGATGCGATAACAGCGGGAGAACGCGGAGTGGAACTTCTACCAATTGAAAAAGAAGCTTGGCGCGGTTCATTTCGCCTTCGTGATCTTGCAAGAATTTATGTCATGGTGGGAGAACAGGAAAAAGCTGTAGATATATTAGAACGGTTGTTATCACTACCGTGTGAAGTAACGGTGCCATTGTTGAAAATAGAACCATGGTGGGAGCCATTGAAGAACAATAAACGGTTTCAGAAATTGGTTTATTAA
- the tnpA gene encoding IS200/IS605 family transposase, protein MPQSLSKVLLHIVFSTKNRHPFLVDKNIREEMHAYLGGTCNNLECPVLIVGGIADHVHILCLLSRNQSMATIVGEMKRSSSKWIKTKSPLLNKFAWQNGYGAFSVGQSDVQRVRKYIANQEEHHRKRTFQEEYRIFLEENEIEYDERYVWD, encoded by the coding sequence ATGCCACAATCATTATCCAAAGTATTACTTCATATAGTTTTTTCAACGAAAAATCGACACCCCTTTTTGGTTGATAAAAATATACGTGAAGAGATGCATGCATATCTCGGCGGAACATGTAACAATCTTGAATGTCCGGTTTTGATTGTAGGCGGAATTGCTGATCATGTGCATATTCTTTGTTTGCTCTCTCGGAATCAATCAATGGCAACCATTGTGGGTGAAATGAAACGCAGTTCTTCAAAGTGGATTAAAACGAAAAGTCCACTATTAAACAAATTCGCTTGGCAAAATGGCTATGGTGCTTTCTCTGTTGGACAATCCGACGTTCAGCGTGTAAGAAAATATATTGCAAATCAAGAAGAGCATCATAGAAAAAGAACGTTTCAGGAAGAGTATAGGATATTTTTAGAAGAGAATGAAATCGAATATGACGAACGGTATGTATGGGATTAA
- a CDS encoding antibiotic biosynthesis monooxygenase has translation MFLRMVSMGVQAEHSEVFAKAYDENVISVLRLQPGCSFASLLQNIDDPKDCISVTIWESKKATEEYEHSGVFKALVESLRSFYEESNEFELKLTDDLSIEYTPIQNDPSLKQFDDNDTEKKYIRKFHITPYAAKIITLTVQPDKIQEFQEIFASKVVSKFSEQKGFIHIILLRKGSEFNIISFWDETIDLYAAADEQSFRSLTKNVFELLPSSVQWQVSHKASRTSFATSEEIKASVYRCLTGEWFSK, from the coding sequence ATGTTTCTTCGAATGGTTTCGATGGGTGTTCAAGCAGAACATTCTGAAGTGTTTGCAAAAGCGTACGATGAGAATGTTATCTCTGTACTTCGGCTCCAGCCGGGATGCAGTTTTGCATCGTTATTGCAGAATATTGACGATCCGAAAGATTGTATCTCTGTCACCATTTGGGAATCAAAAAAAGCGACGGAAGAATACGAACATAGCGGCGTATTCAAGGCTTTGGTCGAATCGCTGAGATCGTTCTATGAAGAATCGAATGAATTCGAATTGAAACTGACTGATGATCTTTCCATCGAATATACTCCGATCCAAAACGACCCCTCCTTAAAACAATTCGACGACAATGACACGGAAAAAAAGTACATCCGGAAGTTCCACATCACTCCATATGCCGCAAAGATTATTACGCTCACCGTTCAACCAGATAAGATCCAGGAATTTCAGGAAATCTTTGCTTCTAAAGTAGTCTCCAAGTTCAGCGAACAGAAAGGTTTCATTCATATTATCCTTCTCAGAAAAGGGAGTGAATTTAACATCATTTCGTTCTGGGATGAAACCATCGATTTGTATGCCGCTGCAGATGAACAATCATTCCGTTCTCTTACAAAAAACGTCTTTGAACTTCTGCCATCATCAGTGCAATGGCAGGTTTCCCATAAAGCATCACGGACCAGTTTTGCAACATCCGAAGAAATAAAAGCATCAGTATACCGCTGCTTGACCGGTGAGTGGTTCTCGAAATGA
- a CDS encoding GAF domain-containing SpoIIE family protein phosphatase → MTDKPLHPQPADALQDEVRRLRRAVEELSILNDIARAISASLNAEEIMQTLIRKSIRAVNAEQGVITLVEEEQKSMKTLIRTMVSSAGAPAFHMHQALIGWMHLNKKPLSVDDPGNDPRFRGVQWDGNIKTLLCVPLIVKSELRGVLTVYNKKDGQSFNTDDQRLLAIISAQSAQVVENARLIEEEKLYIKMQQEVGLAAKIQRDLLPRSNPGLLGYDIFARTIAAQSIGGDYFDFIPMSDGRMALCLGDVSGKGLPASLLMANLQATLRGQTLVSQQPSECLLRSNKLLYESTSPEKFATLFYGLIDVKHHSIHYSNAGHDWPFLIGTDHSIRRLKTGGLMIGLLPQANYEDEEVPIQIGDILVIQSDGVSEAMNSNHEQFGEERLQALIVEHKEQTAEEIIDTVVKEVRKHAGTHPQSDDITMMVVKRIQ, encoded by the coding sequence ATGACAGACAAACCTCTACATCCTCAACCGGCGGATGCGCTGCAGGATGAAGTACGAAGACTGCGCCGTGCTGTTGAAGAACTTTCCATCCTTAATGATATTGCGAGAGCTATTAGTGCGTCGTTGAATGCCGAAGAAATTATGCAGACGTTGATTCGAAAATCAATTCGTGCTGTGAACGCCGAACAAGGTGTTATCACATTGGTGGAAGAAGAACAGAAGTCGATGAAGACGCTGATTCGTACCATGGTGAGTTCTGCCGGAGCGCCGGCGTTTCACATGCATCAAGCGTTGATCGGGTGGATGCATTTGAATAAAAAACCGCTGAGCGTTGACGATCCCGGAAATGATCCGCGATTTCGCGGAGTGCAGTGGGATGGAAATATTAAAACATTGCTCTGCGTTCCGTTGATCGTGAAGTCTGAACTGCGCGGCGTGTTAACAGTGTACAACAAAAAAGATGGACAATCGTTTAATACAGACGATCAACGGCTGCTTGCAATCATCTCCGCTCAATCGGCGCAAGTTGTTGAGAATGCGCGATTGATTGAAGAAGAGAAACTGTACATTAAGATGCAGCAAGAGGTGGGGCTCGCCGCGAAAATTCAACGCGACCTTCTGCCGCGAAGCAATCCCGGACTGTTGGGATATGATATCTTTGCGCGGACGATTGCGGCACAATCCATCGGTGGAGATTATTTTGATTTCATCCCGATGAGTGACGGGAGAATGGCGCTCTGTCTTGGAGATGTTTCCGGTAAAGGTCTTCCGGCATCTCTGCTGATGGCAAATCTTCAGGCAACGCTTCGTGGCCAAACATTAGTCTCTCAACAACCTTCCGAGTGTTTACTGCGGTCCAATAAATTATTATATGAAAGTACGAGTCCTGAGAAATTCGCAACATTATTCTATGGACTGATTGATGTGAAACATCACAGCATCCATTATTCCAACGCGGGTCACGATTGGCCGTTTTTAATCGGAACGGATCATTCTATTCGGCGGTTAAAAACCGGAGGACTGATGATTGGTCTTCTGCCGCAGGCGAATTATGAAGATGAAGAAGTTCCGATTCAGATCGGGGACATTCTTGTTATCCAGTCAGACGGCGTCAGCGAGGCGATGAACAGCAATCACGAACAATTTGGTGAAGAACGTCTGCAGGCACTTATTGTAGAACATAAAGAACAAACAGCAGAAGAAATCATTGATACCGTCGTGAAAGAAGTTCGGAAACATGCAGGAACACATCCTCAATCGGACGATATCACGATGATGGTGGTAAAAAGAATTCAATAA
- a CDS encoding STAS domain-containing protein, giving the protein MNIKSTTMDDGNVVILEPKGSLIGGTETDELKSALNSFMEKGKVKVILDLGGVEYLNSSAIGVLTVSHSTLSARGGKLILCNVNKSISNIFLVTKLSTIFLTENKREDAILAMGK; this is encoded by the coding sequence ATGAATATTAAATCCACAACAATGGATGACGGAAATGTGGTCATTCTGGAACCAAAAGGATCACTCATTGGTGGGACGGAAACAGATGAATTGAAGAGTGCCCTCAATTCGTTTATGGAAAAAGGGAAGGTAAAGGTTATTTTAGATCTTGGTGGGGTGGAATACCTTAATTCTTCAGCAATCGGTGTTTTGACCGTATCGCATTCAACTCTTTCAGCCCGCGGCGGGAAATTAATTTTGTGCAATGTTAATAAAAGCATCTCGAACATTTTTCTGGTAACAAAACTTTCAACAATCTTTTTAACGGAAAATAAACGAGAGGATGCTATTCTGGCGATGGGGAAATAA
- a CDS encoding discoidin domain-containing protein, with protein sequence MKCFIISMLVTVSMLFPQTSRYSEVLDKCDDAAQWLPFQSIGVEVHHGIVDDAVKFDVNFPKGSGFAGIVRTFNESLPENYEISFLMKATVPVNNFEIKVSSDSTGENIWWVNNKNYSYPSDWKRIVVKKRHLSYAWGTGFAPFPSKLARLEIVVTAGTGGKGSVWIDNVTLTELPSLPKIVPQISVSASSYQKNTGSPSNILPMKKGMWISKSNKNEWIELNLNYEKEFGAINLVWDTSMKSLTYDILTSFDGKKYDMLYSIINGKTGTVLHYLPESEATFVKLNLKENSARLPFTLEECEIISSESISTPNHYFERVASSSPAGLFPRYFLKQQSYWTVVGVPSDTREALLSEDGAIEIDRQKLSIEPFVILNDGNKILHWANGSNTQYLEMNYLPVPTVVRTYEDISLRITTLADGEPEHSSILTQYVLKNTSPKEQKGSFYIAMRPFQVNPTSQWLNYDGGFAKIMKMNVSENHASIDEKMVYVSGTPTASGVSAIEQGDITDFVAHHSIPSAHTSVQKNGMISGAFQYSFNLKSGDSLVVIAAVPFTPAGNRWENTQPTIEEFQSAFTRVTAYWKKLLNTVKFSVNPEAQHYVDLIRSNLAYILINKDKFGFQPGSRSYERSWIRDGSMTSDALLKLGITEEPKNYLQWYASYQYESGAVPCVVDTRGPDPVPEHDSHGQLIFACMEYFRFTNDTTFLRDRWKNIVAAVEYIQSLRAQRMTQEYRNGNDEKRALYGLVTESISHEGYSDKAMHSYWDDFFVLKGLKDASAAASILGKKTIAHTYDSLAKAFRADLYASITLAMKNKNISYIPGCVEKGDFDATSTSIALFPNGEMKYVPQPAYNATFDKYFEWFVQREKNEVAWDAYTPYEIRNVGTFIYLGQKERAHFLLEYFMKDQRPLGWNHWAEVVANGYRTMRFIGDMPHTWVGSDYINAIRAMFVYEIDDDHSIVVGAGLKDSWIKEGLSVQNLPTHYGNLSYSISSLPLGIVQLNLSGTIDGKKTPIMIPEKLLSTQLKKAFVDGIETLPVNGYIVVTHLPASIDLHY encoded by the coding sequence ATGAAGTGTTTCATAATTTCAATGCTTGTCACTGTTTCGATGCTCTTTCCTCAAACTTCCCGATATTCTGAAGTTCTTGATAAATGCGATGATGCTGCCCAATGGCTTCCGTTTCAATCAATAGGTGTGGAAGTACATCACGGAATTGTTGACGATGCGGTAAAGTTTGATGTCAATTTCCCAAAGGGCTCAGGATTCGCCGGTATTGTAAGAACGTTCAATGAATCGCTTCCGGAAAATTATGAGATCTCATTTTTAATGAAAGCGACCGTTCCAGTCAACAATTTTGAAATCAAGGTGAGCAGTGACAGCACTGGGGAGAATATCTGGTGGGTCAATAATAAAAACTATTCTTATCCATCGGATTGGAAACGGATTGTCGTCAAAAAACGGCATCTCAGTTATGCATGGGGAACAGGGTTTGCACCTTTTCCTTCGAAATTAGCACGATTAGAAATTGTTGTTACTGCCGGCACTGGTGGAAAAGGGAGTGTGTGGATTGATAATGTTACGTTAACCGAGTTGCCTTCTCTCCCGAAAATAGTTCCTCAAATTTCTGTCTCCGCCTCTTCATACCAAAAAAACACTGGGAGCCCGTCAAATATTCTTCCAATGAAAAAGGGTATGTGGATAAGTAAATCGAACAAGAATGAGTGGATTGAGCTCAACTTGAATTATGAAAAAGAGTTTGGCGCCATCAATCTTGTGTGGGATACATCAATGAAATCACTCACGTATGATATTCTTACGTCGTTTGATGGGAAAAAATACGATATGCTGTATTCTATCATTAATGGAAAAACCGGAACCGTACTGCATTACCTTCCTGAATCCGAAGCAACGTTTGTAAAATTGAATTTGAAAGAAAACTCCGCTCGACTTCCTTTTACATTGGAGGAATGTGAAATAATCTCCAGCGAATCTATCTCAACTCCGAATCACTATTTCGAACGTGTTGCATCATCATCTCCAGCGGGATTGTTTCCTCGATATTTCCTTAAGCAACAGTCGTATTGGACCGTCGTCGGTGTTCCTTCCGACACACGGGAGGCACTCTTGAGTGAAGATGGTGCGATTGAAATTGATCGGCAAAAGCTTTCCATTGAACCGTTTGTCATTCTTAATGATGGAAACAAGATACTGCACTGGGCAAACGGATCGAATACCCAATACTTGGAAATGAATTATCTGCCAGTTCCGACAGTGGTACGGACGTATGAAGATATTTCGTTGCGCATCACTACTCTTGCGGATGGTGAACCGGAACATTCGTCGATATTGACACAGTACGTACTAAAAAATACATCACCGAAAGAACAAAAAGGATCATTCTATATAGCGATGCGGCCATTTCAAGTGAATCCGACATCGCAATGGTTAAATTATGATGGCGGATTTGCAAAAATTATGAAGATGAATGTTTCTGAAAATCATGCATCGATAGATGAAAAAATGGTTTACGTTTCGGGAACTCCCACTGCTTCGGGAGTATCAGCGATTGAACAGGGAGACATTACAGATTTCGTTGCACATCACTCAATTCCGTCCGCTCATACTTCGGTACAAAAAAATGGTATGATATCCGGTGCTTTTCAATATTCCTTCAATCTAAAATCTGGTGATTCGCTTGTTGTTATTGCTGCTGTCCCATTTACACCTGCCGGAAATAGATGGGAGAATACACAGCCGACAATAGAAGAATTCCAAAGTGCCTTTACGAGAGTTACTGCATATTGGAAGAAATTACTTAACACAGTGAAATTTTCTGTAAACCCGGAAGCTCAACATTATGTTGATCTCATCCGCTCTAATCTGGCATATATTCTTATCAATAAAGATAAATTTGGATTCCAGCCCGGATCACGATCGTACGAGCGATCATGGATTCGAGACGGTTCGATGACCTCCGATGCATTATTGAAATTAGGTATCACCGAAGAACCAAAAAATTATCTGCAATGGTACGCCAGCTATCAATACGAAAGCGGAGCTGTTCCATGCGTTGTTGATACTCGCGGTCCGGATCCTGTTCCGGAGCATGACAGTCATGGACAACTGATTTTTGCCTGCATGGAATATTTTCGCTTTACCAATGACACAACATTTCTGCGCGATCGATGGAAGAATATTGTTGCTGCTGTGGAGTATATCCAATCGCTTCGTGCGCAGCGAATGACGCAAGAATATAGGAATGGGAATGATGAAAAAAGAGCGTTATATGGATTGGTGACAGAATCGATCAGTCACGAAGGATATTCCGATAAAGCAATGCATTCGTATTGGGATGATTTTTTCGTGTTAAAAGGATTAAAAGATGCGTCTGCTGCTGCATCAATATTAGGAAAGAAAACAATTGCACACACATATGACAGTCTTGCAAAAGCATTTCGAGCCGATCTTTACGCATCCATCACACTGGCAATGAAAAATAAGAATATTTCCTACATCCCCGGATGTGTGGAAAAAGGGGATTTCGATGCAACGTCGACTTCCATTGCACTATTTCCTAACGGAGAAATGAAATATGTTCCCCAACCTGCGTACAATGCAACGTTTGATAAATATTTTGAGTGGTTTGTTCAACGGGAGAAGAACGAGGTTGCTTGGGATGCATACACACCATATGAAATTCGAAACGTCGGAACATTCATCTATCTTGGACAAAAAGAACGGGCACATTTTCTGTTGGAATATTTTATGAAGGATCAGCGTCCACTGGGATGGAACCATTGGGCTGAAGTTGTTGCCAATGGTTACCGCACCATGCGCTTCATCGGCGATATGCCACACACATGGGTCGGTTCGGATTATATCAATGCCATACGAGCAATGTTTGTGTATGAAATTGATGACGATCATTCGATCGTTGTGGGTGCGGGGTTAAAGGATTCTTGGATTAAGGAAGGATTGTCCGTTCAAAATCTTCCAACGCATTATGGAAATCTTTCATATTCAATTTCATCACTACCGTTAGGTATCGTTCAATTAAATCTCTCCGGAACTATTGACGGGAAAAAAACACCGATTATGATTCCTGAAAAACTATTGTCAACACAACTTAAAAAAGCATTTGTTGATGGAATCGAAACGCTTCCGGTAAATGGTTACATCGTAGTCACACACCTTCCCGCCTCAATAGATTTGCACTATTGA
- a CDS encoding carbohydrate ABC transporter permease, with protein sequence MNHRMSSVMLNVGLMILAFISLVPVLWMVSASFMTPGEASAVPMHFIPSHLTFEHYLALTERMNMGKYFLNSFIIASAVTLISLLFNSMAGFAFAKYRFPGRDNLFRFLLGGMIVPAQVTMLPLFLMLKNMGFVNTYIGAIIPGLASIFGIFLIRQFAMSIPDSLIEAARMDGASDFKVYRSVILPLCKPILFTLALFTFMGTWNDFMWPLIIMSDNVNYTLPVAIANLRGEHLLDLELMMAGSVITIIPVLILFLVFQRHYVRGIMVGGVKE encoded by the coding sequence ATGAATCATCGAATGTCATCCGTTATGCTCAATGTGGGTTTAATGATTCTTGCATTCATTTCTCTTGTTCCCGTATTGTGGATGGTTTCTGCATCGTTTATGACTCCGGGTGAGGCAAGTGCAGTCCCTATGCATTTTATCCCATCTCATCTGACCTTTGAACATTACCTTGCACTGACCGAACGAATGAACATGGGGAAATATTTTCTCAATAGTTTTATCATTGCGTCCGCAGTAACGTTGATCTCATTATTGTTCAACTCAATGGCTGGATTTGCATTTGCAAAATATCGTTTTCCGGGACGCGATAATTTATTTCGATTCCTTCTCGGTGGAATGATTGTTCCCGCACAAGTAACAATGCTCCCGTTATTTTTAATGTTGAAGAACATGGGATTTGTCAATACGTACATTGGCGCAATTATTCCTGGTCTTGCCAGTATTTTTGGGATCTTTTTGATTCGTCAATTTGCTATGTCAATTCCGGATAGTCTTATTGAAGCGGCGCGAATGGATGGGGCAAGTGATTTTAAGGTTTATCGTTCGGTAATACTTCCCTTATGCAAACCGATATTATTTACACTGGCGTTGTTTACGTTCATGGGAACGTGGAATGATTTTATGTGGCCGTTAATTATTATGTCCGACAATGTCAATTACACGCTTCCCGTTGCCATTGCAAATTTACGGGGAGAACATCTGCTTGATCTTGAATTGATGATGGCGGGTTCTGTGATAACAATTATCCCCGTACTAATTTTGTTCCTTGTCTTTCAACGACACTACGTCCGTGGTATTATGGTAGGTGGTGTGAAGGAATAG
- a CDS encoding sugar ABC transporter permease: MSKIPNKQQHENRTAAAWLFLSPAMAAIAIFFVVPVLSALIMSFTDFDIYALGNLSNVRFMGFKNYIRIFETPLFWVAMKNTFYFVIVGAPLSVFVSLGAALMVNSKLAKFKPFYRTVYFLPVVTSLVAVAIVWRYLFHPAHGLLNYALGNLFGIAPIDWLGNPDLAMPAIILMAVWKGFGYNMLIFIAGLQNIPEELYEASHMDGAGGWRQFMDITVPMLAPTSVFVVMITIIGYFQLFAEPYVMTEGGPMNATTSIVLMMYDQGFRWWNMGYAAAIAFVLFAVILVFSIIQMLIQRRMQS; the protein is encoded by the coding sequence ATGAGTAAAATCCCCAACAAGCAACAGCACGAAAATCGCACAGCAGCGGCTTGGCTATTTCTTTCTCCAGCAATGGCAGCGATCGCAATTTTCTTTGTTGTCCCTGTGCTCAGTGCGCTTATTATGAGTTTCACTGATTTTGATATTTATGCCCTTGGCAATTTGAGCAATGTCCGCTTTATGGGATTTAAAAATTATATTCGAATTTTTGAAACACCGTTGTTTTGGGTTGCGATGAAGAATACTTTTTATTTTGTCATTGTTGGTGCACCGCTCTCCGTGTTTGTTTCGCTCGGAGCGGCGTTGATGGTCAATTCAAAATTAGCAAAGTTTAAACCATTTTACCGAACGGTCTATTTCCTTCCCGTCGTAACAAGTCTCGTTGCAGTTGCAATTGTATGGCGGTATCTCTTTCATCCGGCACACGGATTATTGAATTATGCGCTTGGAAATTTATTTGGCATCGCTCCGATTGACTGGCTCGGCAATCCCGATCTTGCGATGCCTGCGATTATTTTAATGGCTGTGTGGAAGGGATTTGGCTACAATATGCTCATCTTTATCGCCGGGCTGCAAAATATTCCCGAAGAATTATATGAAGCATCGCATATGGATGGTGCGGGTGGATGGAGACAATTTATGGATATTACGGTTCCAATGTTGGCGCCAACATCAGTTTTTGTTGTAATGATAACGATCATCGGCTACTTTCAATTATTTGCCGAGCCGTATGTAATGACCGAAGGCGGTCCGATGAATGCAACAACAAGTATTGTGCTTATGATGTATGATCAAGGATTTCGTTGGTGGAATATGGGATACGCCGCTGCAATTGCATTTGTATTGTTTGCGGTGATCCTTGTATTCTCGATCATTCAAATGCTTATCCAACGGAGAATGCAATCATGA